The following proteins come from a genomic window of Sphingosinicella flava:
- the dcd gene encoding dCTP deaminase: MSIMSDKWIREKALSEGMIEPFVDSQRREGTISYGLSSYGYDARVADEFKIFTNVDNAVVDPKDFASNSFVDRKTDVCIIPPNSFALARTVEYFRVPRDVLVICLGKSTYARCGIIVNVTPLEPGWEGHVTLEFSNTTPLPAKIYANEGACQFLFLQGNEPCETSYADRAGKYMGQRGVTLPKL, translated from the coding sequence ATGTCGATCATGTCGGACAAGTGGATTCGCGAGAAGGCGCTGTCCGAAGGCATGATCGAACCGTTCGTGGACAGCCAGCGGCGGGAAGGCACGATCAGCTACGGCCTCTCCTCCTACGGCTACGACGCCCGCGTCGCCGACGAGTTCAAGATCTTCACCAATGTCGACAACGCCGTGGTCGACCCCAAGGATTTCGCGTCGAACAGCTTCGTCGACCGCAAGACCGATGTCTGCATCATTCCGCCCAACAGTTTCGCGCTCGCCCGGACGGTCGAATATTTCCGGGTGCCGCGCGACGTGCTGGTCATCTGCCTTGGCAAATCCACTTATGCGCGGTGCGGGATCATCGTCAACGTGACCCCTCTGGAGCCCGGCTGGGAAGGCCATGTCACGCTCGAATTTTCGAACACGACGCCGCTTCCCGCCAAGATTTACGCCAATGAAGGGGCCTGCCAGTTCCTTTTCCTGCAGGGCAACGAACCCTGCGAAACGAGCTACGCCGACCGCGCGGGCAAATATATGGGCCAGCGCGGGGTGACTTTGCCGAAGCTGTAA
- a CDS encoding DUF1579 family protein — translation MRAGEKRVGSWGGIMKKIAIWASALALACSLGTAASAQTAPAAAPAPDRVAEFKAFMADAAGTWDADITFPSQEAGKPDQKAKGVMKRTLKSAGMWLLDELAVDGTPYQGTAILGFDSVKNEMVGVWTDNNMHNMRLDKGRWDAEKKKLTWHADVPGLIPGTYNRYLFSEEVKGPDIREFKSVALFRTGEVPMVHIIFTRRKN, via the coding sequence ATGCGCGCGGGGGAAAAGCGCGTGGGATCATGGGGAGGGATTATGAAGAAAATTGCGATTTGGGCGTCCGCTTTGGCATTGGCTTGCAGCCTTGGCACCGCCGCGTCGGCGCAGACGGCGCCGGCCGCAGCCCCGGCGCCCGACAGGGTCGCCGAATTCAAGGCATTCATGGCGGATGCGGCCGGCACCTGGGATGCGGACATTACCTTCCCCTCACAGGAAGCAGGAAAGCCCGATCAGAAGGCGAAAGGCGTCATGAAGCGGACACTGAAATCCGCCGGCATGTGGCTGCTCGACGAGCTTGCGGTCGACGGCACGCCCTATCAGGGTACTGCCATTCTTGGATTCGATAGCGTCAAGAATGAGATGGTCGGCGTGTGGACCGACAACAACATGCACAACATGCGCCTCGACAAGGGTCGGTGGGATGCGGAAAAAAAGAAGCTGACATGGCACGCTGACGTGCCCGGCCTTATCCCAGGCACCTACAACCGCTATCTCTTCAGCGAGGAAGTAAAAGGCCCGGACATTCGAGAATTCAAGAGCGTTGCTCTGTTCCGTACTGGGGAGGTTCCTATGGTCCACATCATTTTCACGCGCCGAAAGAATTGA
- a CDS encoding NADPH-dependent FMN reductase: MPQDRKVAVFVGSLRKASLSRKTALALAKLAPAHLTLDIVEIGDLPLYNEDRDKDAPPAQWTRFRDQVRTADAFLFVTPEYNRSVPGALKNAIDVGSRPYGKGALTKKPGGVVSVSPGALGGFGAHHHLRQSLVFLDIPVMQQPEAYVSGAGDLFDETGEIQKEGTRDFLRTFIHAYADWVEKLAA, from the coding sequence ATGCCGCAGGATCGCAAAGTCGCCGTCTTCGTCGGAAGCCTCCGCAAGGCATCCTTGAGCCGCAAGACTGCTCTTGCGCTGGCGAAGCTCGCGCCCGCACATTTGACGCTCGACATCGTCGAGATTGGCGATTTGCCGCTCTACAACGAGGATCGGGACAAGGATGCGCCGCCCGCGCAGTGGACCCGCTTTCGCGATCAGGTTCGCACCGCCGACGCATTTCTGTTCGTAACGCCCGAATATAACCGCTCGGTGCCAGGCGCCCTCAAGAACGCCATCGACGTCGGTTCGCGCCCCTATGGCAAGGGCGCGTTGACGAAGAAGCCGGGCGGCGTCGTCAGCGTTTCACCCGGCGCGCTGGGAGGGTTCGGCGCGCATCATCATCTGCGCCAATCGCTGGTCTTCCTCGACATCCCGGTGATGCAGCAACCCGAAGCCTATGTCAGCGGCGCGGGCGACCTGTTCGACGAGACTGGCGAAATTCAAAAGGAAGGCACCCGCGATTTCCTCCGGACATTCATTCATGCTTATGCGGACTGGGTGGAAAAGCTCGCCGCCTGA
- a CDS encoding ribonuclease R family protein, translated as MAKRQRHGLPTREQILDFIQSSDAPVGKREIAKAFGLSAQDKIGLKQLLRDMGDEGLIDSGPGRAFHRMGGIPKVTVLRVQDVDDGGNIWAVPERWEAEGPQPRIRVQERGRKGALGIGDRILARTEERGNGYIAHPMKKLLKGSELVMGVVHQEGERYWLRPVDKRERRELPISDKGEAEAGDLVLAEKTGRPPRVSARVDTILGDPFAPRSFSLIAIHKHGIPHTFPQEVLDEAERVARQDLGEREDLTHIPIVAIDPADARDHDDAVWAAEDDDPSNSGGWKAIVAIADVSFYVRPGSALDKEARKRGNSVYFPDRVVPMLPETLSADVCSLKQDEDRAALVCHLQVSKSGELKSWRFTRARVRIAANIAYEDAQAAIDASLGQERIEVSSAPCAMPELQGGEGTVPAALLDGTLKPLWQFWNALYKARQKRAPLDLDLPERRVMLDEKGRILSVAPRERLDAHKLIEDYMIAANVAAAKALEAKKAPVMYRDHEPPSREKLVALKEYLKTFEVEFALGQVVRPQTFNHILERIGDADFRPQVMEQVLRTQTQAYYSPENHGHFGLALGSYAHFTSPIRRYADLIVHRALVRAYRLGDGGLTDQEAEAMEVTGELISQHERRAMEAERETIDRYVAAYLSDHVGELVDCRITGVQPFGFFATVVGLGGDGLVPVSTLGTDYFRYDEASQTLTGDETGEQYAPGQRLKLRLAEADPVSGALRFALPEGGTDSPVRRALRRDGGRTGKPEKRMQGKRGRPANIRHKGGRSSR; from the coding sequence ATGGCGAAACGGCAACGGCACGGCCTTCCGACACGCGAACAGATTCTCGACTTCATCCAGTCGAGCGACGCGCCTGTGGGCAAAAGGGAGATCGCCAAGGCGTTCGGCCTCAGCGCGCAGGACAAGATCGGATTGAAGCAGCTCCTTCGCGACATGGGCGACGAAGGACTGATCGACAGCGGCCCCGGCCGCGCTTTTCACAGGATGGGCGGCATCCCCAAGGTGACGGTGCTGCGCGTTCAGGACGTGGACGATGGCGGCAATATCTGGGCGGTGCCCGAACGCTGGGAAGCCGAAGGGCCGCAGCCGCGCATTCGCGTGCAGGAGCGGGGGCGGAAGGGAGCCTTGGGCATCGGCGACCGCATCCTCGCCCGCACTGAGGAACGCGGCAACGGCTATATCGCCCACCCGATGAAGAAGCTGCTCAAGGGCAGCGAACTCGTCATGGGCGTCGTCCATCAGGAGGGCGAGCGTTACTGGTTGCGTCCCGTCGACAAGCGCGAACGCCGCGAGCTTCCCATATCCGACAAGGGCGAGGCGGAAGCCGGCGATCTCGTTCTCGCCGAGAAGACCGGCCGCCCGCCGCGCGTTTCGGCGCGGGTCGACACGATCCTCGGCGACCCCTTCGCGCCGCGCAGCTTCAGCCTGATCGCCATCCACAAGCACGGCATTCCCCACACATTTCCGCAGGAAGTGCTGGATGAGGCCGAGCGAGTTGCGAGGCAGGATTTAGGCGAGCGGGAAGATCTCACACATATCCCGATCGTCGCTATCGACCCGGCCGATGCGCGCGATCATGACGACGCGGTCTGGGCGGCGGAGGATGACGATCCGTCGAATTCGGGCGGCTGGAAGGCGATCGTCGCCATCGCGGATGTCAGCTTCTACGTTCGTCCCGGGTCAGCGCTCGACAAGGAAGCGCGCAAGCGCGGCAACAGCGTCTATTTCCCCGACCGCGTCGTCCCGATGCTGCCCGAGACCCTGTCCGCCGACGTCTGTTCCCTAAAGCAAGACGAGGATCGCGCGGCGCTCGTTTGCCACTTGCAGGTGTCGAAGAGCGGGGAGCTGAAAAGTTGGCGCTTTACCCGCGCTCGCGTCCGCATCGCCGCGAACATCGCTTATGAGGATGCGCAGGCGGCGATCGACGCCAGCCTGGGGCAAGAGCGGATCGAAGTGTCCTCCGCTCCCTGCGCGATGCCGGAGCTGCAAGGCGGGGAGGGGACGGTTCCGGCCGCGCTCCTGGACGGTACGCTGAAGCCGCTCTGGCAATTCTGGAACGCGCTCTACAAGGCCCGTCAGAAGCGTGCGCCGCTCGATCTCGACCTTCCCGAACGCCGCGTGATGCTGGACGAGAAAGGCCGCATCCTCTCCGTTGCCCCGCGCGAGCGCCTGGATGCGCACAAGCTGATCGAAGATTATATGATCGCCGCCAACGTCGCCGCGGCCAAGGCGCTGGAGGCGAAGAAGGCGCCGGTCATGTATCGCGATCACGAGCCGCCTAGCCGCGAGAAGCTCGTCGCCTTGAAGGAATATCTCAAAACCTTCGAAGTGGAATTCGCCTTGGGCCAGGTCGTCCGGCCGCAAACTTTCAACCATATCCTCGAACGGATCGGCGATGCCGATTTCCGTCCGCAGGTGATGGAACAAGTGCTCCGTACCCAGACCCAGGCTTATTACAGCCCCGAAAATCACGGCCATTTCGGCCTCGCGCTCGGCTCCTATGCCCATTTCACCAGCCCGATCCGCCGCTATGCCGACCTTATCGTCCACCGCGCCCTGGTCCGCGCCTACCGCCTGGGCGATGGCGGCCTGACCGACCAGGAAGCCGAGGCGATGGAAGTGACGGGCGAGCTCATTTCCCAGCACGAGCGCCGCGCCATGGAGGCGGAGCGGGAGACGATCGACCGCTATGTCGCCGCTTATCTATCCGACCATGTCGGCGAGCTGGTCGATTGCCGGATCACCGGCGTCCAGCCTTTCGGCTTCTTCGCGACGGTGGTGGGATTGGGCGGGGACGGTTTGGTGCCGGTCTCGACACTTGGCACCGATTATTTCCGTTATGACGAGGCCAGCCAGACGCTGACCGGCGATGAGACCGGCGAACAATATGCGCCGGGACAGCGCCTGAAACTGCGCCTTGCCGAAGCCGATCCGGTCAGCGGCGCGCTTCGCTTCGCGCTTCCCGAAGGCGGCACGGATTCGCCTGTCCGCCGCGCCCTGCGCCGTGATGGCGGCCGCACCGGCAAGCCGGAAAAGCGGATGCAGGGCAAGCGCGGACGGCCCGCCAATATCCGGCACAAAGGCGGACGAAGCTCCCGCTAG
- a CDS encoding ATP-binding protein — protein MSVQIDMGVDGAGQPIEMDLEELLATRLLVQGNSGSGKSHLLRRLLEGSAGTVQQIVIDPEGDFVTLSDAFGHVVVEGADYSLVEIARLAQRIREHRASVVLSLEGLEMEEQMRCAAAFLGALFDAPRDHWYPALVVVDEAQVFAPAAAGEVSDEARRTCLGAMTNLMCRGRKRGLAGVIATQRLAKLAKNVAAEASNFLMGRTFLDIDMARAADLLGMERRQAEGIRDLARGHFLALGPAISRRPVAVKIGAVKTSARTSSPKLMPLPQPGGGDLQSLLFAPIEASPPPPPPPPREAVPAADLMRSIAAPAPSATAPQVPHIGDEEKEDIVAEALREIVADPASAFQQPAVLFQDFATRCRMRRLGNPGLDIAAFRRRLGMAKAGIFREDEEGWADALAIAGTLPEDMLGTFLFIARAARHGAECPSDDAIAEIYGTRSPGRVRRLLQFIEDQGHIVVRTDLSGRRSIGLPTLGWTTASAEPKPEPADLFTRSR, from the coding sequence GTGAGCGTGCAGATCGACATGGGGGTGGACGGCGCCGGGCAGCCGATCGAGATGGATCTCGAAGAGCTGCTGGCAACTCGCTTGCTCGTCCAGGGCAATTCGGGCTCCGGCAAGTCGCACCTTCTCCGCCGCCTTCTCGAAGGCAGCGCGGGCACTGTCCAACAGATCGTCATCGATCCGGAAGGCGATTTCGTCACGCTTTCCGACGCCTTCGGCCATGTCGTGGTGGAAGGCGCCGATTACAGCCTGGTCGAGATCGCCCGTCTCGCCCAACGCATCCGCGAGCATCGTGCCTCTGTCGTCCTCAGTCTCGAAGGCTTGGAGATGGAGGAGCAGATGCGCTGCGCCGCCGCCTTCCTAGGCGCGCTGTTCGACGCGCCGCGCGATCATTGGTATCCTGCGCTCGTCGTGGTGGACGAGGCGCAGGTCTTCGCGCCCGCCGCCGCCGGCGAAGTCTCGGACGAGGCGCGCCGCACCTGCCTTGGCGCGATGACCAACCTTATGTGCCGGGGCCGCAAGCGCGGCCTGGCGGGCGTCATCGCCACCCAGCGCCTTGCCAAGCTCGCCAAGAATGTCGCGGCAGAGGCATCCAACTTTCTGATGGGTCGCACCTTCCTCGACATCGACATGGCTCGCGCCGCCGACCTGCTGGGCATGGAGCGGCGGCAGGCCGAGGGGATACGCGACCTTGCGCGCGGCCATTTCCTTGCGCTGGGCCCCGCAATCTCGCGGCGCCCGGTCGCGGTGAAGATCGGCGCGGTGAAGACGTCGGCGCGCACCTCCAGCCCGAAGCTGATGCCGCTTCCCCAGCCGGGCGGAGGCGACCTCCAATCGCTCCTTTTCGCACCGATCGAGGCAAGCCCGCCACCGCCTCCGCCCCCACCCCGCGAGGCGGTGCCAGCGGCAGACCTCATGCGTTCCATCGCCGCGCCCGCACCGTCCGCCACCGCGCCGCAAGTGCCACATATCGGGGATGAAGAGAAAGAGGATATCGTCGCGGAGGCGTTGCGCGAAATCGTCGCCGATCCGGCCTCCGCCTTCCAGCAGCCTGCCGTCCTGTTCCAGGATTTCGCCACGCGCTGCCGCATGCGCCGGCTCGGCAATCCCGGTCTCGACATCGCCGCCTTCCGCCGCCGCCTCGGCATGGCGAAGGCTGGCATTTTCCGCGAGGATGAGGAAGGCTGGGCCGATGCGCTCGCCATCGCGGGCACTTTGCCGGAGGACATGCTCGGCACCTTCCTCTTCATCGCCCGCGCCGCGCGTCACGGGGCGGAATGTCCGTCAGACGACGCCATTGCCGAAATATACGGCACCCGCTCACCCGGCCGCGTCCGCCGCCTCCTTCAATTCATCGAGGACCAGGGCCATATCGTCGTCCGGACCGATCTCTCCGGCCGCCGCTCGATCGGCTTGCCTACGCTCGGCTGGACCACCGCATCCGCCGAGCCCAAGCCGGAACCGGCGGACCTCTTCACGCGCTCTCGCTGA
- a CDS encoding UPF0262 family protein, whose amino-acid sequence MGEPRIIDIKLDERTIIRRGEDVERERQVAIFDLLENNHFAPEGLDGPFKVLMRVEDNRLAIDIHDAEEELLETVRIGLARFRRPVKDYFAICDSYFKTLRSDSPQGIEAIDMARRGLHNEAAELLQECLDGKIELDFDTARQLFTLICVLHIK is encoded by the coding sequence ATGGGCGAGCCGCGCATCATCGACATCAAGCTCGACGAGCGGACGATCATCCGCCGCGGCGAGGATGTCGAGCGGGAGCGACAGGTCGCGATCTTCGACCTGCTCGAAAACAACCATTTCGCGCCCGAGGGTCTCGATGGCCCCTTCAAGGTGCTGATGCGGGTGGAGGACAATCGCCTCGCCATCGACATCCATGATGCCGAGGAAGAGTTGTTGGAGACGGTGCGGATCGGGCTCGCCCGCTTCCGGCGGCCGGTGAAAGATTATTTCGCCATCTGCGACAGCTATTTCAAAACACTGCGGTCCGACTCGCCCCAAGGGATTGAAGCGATCGACATGGCACGGCGCGGCCTTCACAACGAAGCGGCCGAGCTGCTCCAGGAATGCCTAGACGGCAAGATCGAGCTGGATTTCGATACCGCGCGCCAGCTCTTCACCCTGATCTGCGTGCTGCACATCAAATAG
- a CDS encoding fumarylacetoacetate hydrolase family protein, which yields MKLGSLKGGRDGRLVVVSHDLAWCADATHIAPTLQAALDDWERVAPQLELLATDLAHEAIPMMRFHERNAAAPLPRAYQWADGSAYVNHVELVRKARGAELPESFWTDPLMYQGASDEMLAPRDPIPLADESWGCDLEAEIVVVTGDVPRGVSREEALNCIRLVGLVNDVSLRNLIPAELAKGFGFVQSKPASALSPVLVTPDELGDRWKDGKLHGPLKVDLNGQPFGRADAGVDMTFDFGTLVAHLAKTRNIGAGSIIGSGTVSNRDADGGPGKPVARGGLGYSCLAEVRMIETILDGKPSTPFLKAGDTIRIWMEDEHGHAIFGTIEQAVEKA from the coding sequence ATGAAACTCGGATCGCTAAAAGGGGGGCGCGACGGGCGCCTTGTTGTCGTGAGCCACGACCTCGCCTGGTGCGCGGACGCGACGCACATCGCGCCGACCCTGCAGGCCGCGCTCGACGATTGGGAGCGGGTCGCGCCGCAACTCGAACTGCTCGCCACCGATCTCGCCCACGAAGCGATCCCGATGATGCGTTTCCACGAACGCAATGCCGCCGCGCCGCTGCCGCGCGCCTATCAGTGGGCGGACGGCTCGGCTTATGTGAACCATGTCGAGCTGGTGCGGAAAGCACGCGGCGCCGAGCTTCCCGAAAGTTTCTGGACGGACCCCCTCATGTATCAGGGCGCGTCCGACGAAATGCTGGCTCCGCGCGATCCCATCCCGCTCGCCGACGAAAGCTGGGGCTGCGACCTCGAAGCCGAGATCGTCGTCGTCACCGGCGACGTGCCGCGCGGCGTCTCCCGCGAAGAGGCGCTGAACTGCATCCGCCTCGTCGGCCTCGTCAACGACGTGTCCTTGCGCAACCTCATTCCCGCCGAACTCGCCAAGGGCTTCGGCTTCGTGCAATCCAAACCCGCCAGCGCCCTCTCTCCCGTGCTCGTTACGCCCGACGAGCTTGGCGACCGCTGGAAGGACGGCAAGCTGCATGGCCCTTTGAAGGTCGATCTCAACGGCCAGCCCTTCGGCCGCGCCGACGCGGGTGTCGACATGACCTTCGATTTCGGAACGCTCGTCGCCCATCTCGCCAAGACCCGGAACATCGGCGCGGGTTCGATCATCGGCTCCGGCACGGTATCGAATCGGGATGCGGACGGCGGCCCCGGCAAGCCCGTCGCCCGTGGCGGCTTAGGCTATAGCTGCCTGGCCGAAGTGCGGATGATCGAAACGATCCTCGACGGCAAGCCGTCCACGCCGTTCCTCAAGGCCGGCGACACGATCCGCATCTGGATGGAGGACGAACATGGCCACGCCATTTTCGGTACCATCGAGCAGGCTGTAGAGAAGGCCTGA
- a CDS encoding replicative DNA helicase yields MADALRLVDPPAPEATALPHNIEAEAALLGALMIDNRLCEDIQMKLRPDHFHEPLHARIYEAILKLVDRNMIASPVTLRPMFEADEEMKELGGPAYLAQLTGSGAAIIGARDFAGQIYDLALLRALIGVGREMVESALDTSEEVDPKGQIEAAEGALYRVAEEGGGEGSTKSFAQATRMAIEMAEKALNTGGGLSGVTTGLDTVNVKTGGLHPSDLLILAGRPGMGKTSLATNIAFNAAQRLVRDLEDGIPQEKSAGAAVAFFSLEMSADQLATRILSEQSGISSENLRMGKISQQDFRNLARAAADLESLPLYIDDTAGLTIAALRTRARRLKRQRGIGLIVVDYLQLLQGSGKSSDGNRVQEISEISRGLKTLAKELSVPVLALSQLSRAVEQREDKRPQLSDLRESGSIEQDADIVMFVYREEYYVAAREPKRPIDGDDAKTFEAHESWARDMERAYGLSELIIAKQRHGATGKVKLRFDSKITRFSDYIDDSYTPEMRG; encoded by the coding sequence ATGGCCGACGCACTCCGACTTGTTGATCCCCCCGCGCCCGAAGCGACTGCGCTCCCGCACAACATCGAGGCGGAGGCGGCGTTGCTCGGCGCGCTGATGATCGACAACCGCCTGTGCGAAGACATTCAGATGAAGCTGCGGCCCGATCATTTCCACGAGCCGCTCCACGCTCGCATCTACGAGGCGATCCTGAAGCTGGTCGACCGCAACATGATCGCCAGTCCCGTCACCCTCCGCCCGATGTTCGAGGCGGATGAGGAGATGAAGGAGCTTGGCGGCCCTGCCTATCTCGCGCAGCTGACTGGTTCCGGTGCCGCGATCATCGGCGCCCGCGATTTCGCCGGGCAGATTTACGATCTCGCCTTGCTCCGCGCCCTGATCGGCGTCGGCCGCGAAATGGTCGAAAGCGCGCTCGACACGTCCGAGGAAGTCGACCCCAAAGGCCAGATCGAGGCGGCGGAAGGCGCGCTCTACCGCGTGGCCGAAGAAGGCGGCGGGGAGGGGAGCACCAAGAGCTTCGCCCAGGCGACCCGCATGGCCATCGAAATGGCCGAAAAGGCGCTGAATACCGGCGGCGGCTTGTCCGGCGTCACCACCGGTCTCGACACGGTGAACGTGAAGACCGGCGGTCTCCACCCGTCCGACCTTCTGATCCTCGCCGGACGCCCCGGCATGGGCAAGACCTCGCTCGCCACCAACATCGCCTTCAATGCGGCCCAACGGTTGGTGCGCGACCTTGAGGACGGCATCCCGCAGGAGAAATCGGCGGGCGCGGCGGTGGCCTTCTTCAGCCTCGAAATGTCGGCGGACCAGCTCGCGACCCGCATTCTCTCCGAACAATCCGGCATCAGCTCGGAAAATCTGCGCATGGGCAAGATCAGCCAGCAGGATTTCCGCAATCTCGCCCGCGCCGCCGCCGATCTCGAAAGCCTGCCGCTCTATATCGACGACACGGCGGGCCTTACCATCGCGGCGCTGCGCACCCGCGCCCGTCGTTTGAAGCGCCAGCGCGGCATCGGCCTGATCGTCGTCGACTATCTCCAGCTTCTCCAAGGCAGCGGCAAGTCATCGGACGGCAACCGCGTTCAGGAAATTTCGGAAATCAGCCGCGGCCTCAAGACCCTGGCCAAGGAGCTCAGTGTCCCCGTCCTCGCTTTGTCGCAGCTCAGCCGCGCCGTCGAGCAGCGCGAAGACAAGCGCCCGCAGCTTTCCGACCTTCGCGAATCCGGCTCGATCGAACAGGACGCCGATATCGTCATGTTCGTCTATCGCGAGGAATATTATGTCGCCGCCCGCGAGCCCAAGCGCCCGATCGACGGCGACGATGCCAAAACGTTCGAAGCCCATGAAAGCTGGGCGCGCGACATGGAGCGCGCCTATGGCCTCTCCGAACTCATCATCGCCAAACAGCGCCACGGCGCCACCGGCAAGGTCAAGCTCCGCTTCGACAGCAAGATTACCCGGTTCAGCGACTATATCGACGACAGCTACACGCCGGAAATGCGGGGATAA
- a CDS encoding DUF1579 family protein, giving the protein MMRTYLLAATALIFAAQANAAVQEAAKPAQAAAAPVKPKINQGQIKYNSIFPVNTPDSVLEPMLAEVGTWDADIELYVGDPANQPIRKKGVQTNRMVSSGRYMLNEMKYLDGTYEGTGLWGWDAFTNRYTGVWMDGSHYLVRHDIGYYNPDNHTFRWESDTMQPDGVTTRFRITQQFMGDKRTFQMDTMDAKTGEFRKLIFMTFTKRKA; this is encoded by the coding sequence ATGATGCGTACCTATTTACTTGCCGCTACGGCGTTGATTTTTGCTGCCCAAGCCAATGCTGCAGTCCAGGAGGCCGCCAAACCGGCTCAGGCTGCGGCTGCGCCGGTAAAACCGAAGATCAACCAAGGTCAGATCAAATATAACTCGATTTTCCCGGTCAACACACCGGATTCAGTGTTGGAGCCAATGCTTGCCGAAGTTGGCACATGGGACGCAGATATTGAATTATATGTGGGAGATCCCGCCAACCAGCCGATCCGCAAGAAGGGCGTTCAGACCAATCGCATGGTGTCGAGTGGGCGCTACATGCTGAACGAGATGAAATATCTCGACGGCACCTACGAAGGGACGGGGCTGTGGGGCTGGGACGCCTTCACCAACCGCTATACCGGGGTCTGGATGGACGGCAGCCATTATCTCGTCCGCCACGATATCGGTTATTACAATCCGGACAATCATACCTTCCGCTGGGAATCGGACACGATGCAGCCGGATGGTGTCACCACGCGCTTCCGCATCACCCAACAGTTCATGGGCGACAAGCGTACGTTTCAGATGGACACAATGGACGCGAAGACGGGAGAATTCCGCAAGCTCATCTTCATGACCTTCACAAAGCGGAAGGCGTAA
- a CDS encoding M28 family peptidase, which produces MTKPHLLLLAPLLIAAAPVHPAADAVSQDRLRADIDKLVSFGTRHTLSSLTDPKRGIGAALNWAEGEFKAASKACGNCLTTARPEDTVTGRRIPNPTRVVDVIAVQKGTERPNDVVIITGHIDSRVTDVMNATADAPGANDDGSGTVAVIEAARVLSKHKFPATIVYGVLSGEEQGLVGAKILADYAKAQGWNVIANLNNDIIGGSCGSDGVCDNAHVRVFSEGPRWQGGADLRGPQRSLGGENDSPSRNLSRWLDTLADNLSLGLDVRQIWRNDRFGRGGDHTEFLNAGYPAIRFSVAIENYNEQHQDLRTEGGIEYGDTPDKMDFAYLAKVTKLNVAALAALASAPPPPAPSVEGAVSNDTVISWPAVAGAQGYVIRWRRTDASQWEHELRFKPQSSAQGATTMYVQGIAGIRVDDWIFGVSAVSSDGHESPVASAVPGGAFRPYEAPAPVSAPAAPPTSPRT; this is translated from the coding sequence ATGACCAAGCCCCACCTTTTGCTTCTGGCGCCCCTTCTGATCGCCGCCGCGCCCGTCCACCCCGCTGCCGACGCCGTCAGTCAAGACCGGCTGCGCGCCGATATCGACAAGCTGGTGAGCTTCGGCACCCGCCACACTCTCTCATCGCTCACCGATCCGAAGCGGGGCATCGGCGCGGCGCTCAATTGGGCGGAAGGGGAATTCAAGGCGGCTTCGAAGGCCTGCGGCAATTGTCTCACGACCGCGCGGCCCGAGGACACGGTCACCGGCCGCCGCATTCCCAACCCGACCCGGGTCGTGGATGTCATCGCGGTGCAGAAGGGGACGGAGCGCCCCAACGACGTCGTCATCATCACCGGCCATATCGACAGCCGCGTCACCGACGTCATGAACGCGACCGCCGACGCACCGGGCGCCAATGACGACGGTTCCGGCACCGTCGCGGTGATCGAGGCCGCGCGCGTCCTGTCGAAGCACAAATTCCCCGCGACCATCGTCTATGGCGTGCTGTCGGGCGAGGAGCAGGGGCTGGTCGGCGCGAAGATCCTCGCCGATTATGCCAAGGCGCAGGGCTGGAACGTCATCGCCAATTTGAACAACGACATCATCGGCGGCAGCTGCGGATCGGACGGCGTCTGCGACAACGCCCATGTCCGCGTCTTCTCCGAAGGCCCGCGCTGGCAGGGCGGCGCCGATCTCCGCGGGCCGCAACGAAGCCTCGGCGGCGAGAATGACAGCCCGTCCCGCAACCTGTCGCGCTGGCTCGATACATTGGCCGATAATCTGTCGCTCGGCCTCGACGTCCGGCAGATCTGGCGCAATGATCGCTTCGGAAGAGGCGGCGATCACACCGAATTCCTCAACGCGGGTTATCCCGCCATCCGCTTCTCCGTTGCTATCGAAAATTATAACGAGCAGCACCAGGATCTGCGGACCGAAGGCGGCATCGAATATGGCGACACGCCGGACAAGATGGATTTTGCCTATCTTGCGAAGGTCACGAAGCTGAATGTCGCCGCCCTCGCCGCGCTGGCCAGCGCCCCGCCGCCACCTGCCCCCAGTGTTGAAGGCGCGGTATCCAATGATACAGTGATTTCCTGGCCTGCGGTCGCCGGCGCTCAGGGCTATGTCATCCGCTGGCGGAGGACGGATGCGAGTCAATGGGAGCATGAGCTGCGCTTTAAGCCGCAATCCTCGGCGCAAGGCGCGACGACTATGTACGTGCAAGGGATTGCCGGCATCCGCGTTGACGATTGGATCTTTGGGGTTTCCGCCGTGTCTAGCGATGGTCATGAAAGCCCCGTTGCATCCGCCGTGCCGGGTGGTGCGTTCCGGCCCTATGAAGCGCCCGCACCCGTCTCAGCTCCGGCAGCCCCTCCCACGTCACCCCGGACTTGA